Proteins encoded together in one Streptomyces sp. NBC_01216 window:
- a CDS encoding alpha-galactosidase, which translates to MFTPSLSPRTSPRRRRATLLATALVLSVVPLSTLGAPSAAAVDNDVALTPPMGWNTWNSFACHIDEELIRDSADRLVSSGMKDAGYDTVVIDDCWFDPQRDAAGNLRAAPDRFPSGMKALGDYLHSKGLKFGIYQVPTALTCAQRNHAYPGATGSQGHEQQDANTFASWGVDYLKYDWCSSEGTLDEQIAGFAKMRDALADTGRPIVYSINPNSFHEKTGATYDWSSIANLWRTTEDIAPAWDRNRVNAYGMGVLDITRINGPLGSQAGPGHWNDPDMMEVGVGSMKPEEYRSHFSLWAQMAAPLMAGNKLADLTPEIRDILTNHEVIAVDQDGLGKAARIVTQSDTQLLTVRELEGGDWSVTLTNTSAGPVTVTTSVAELGIAGASTYTVRELWSGTTTATNGTLSATLASHATAMYRITPGGPIDPVQAPPTDGTFEIALADTPAQVMDDPASSGADNTQMIVWDRKHGTNQRWILTRNADGTYAVKNKASGLCLDIRGSFTTAGTAVIQWPCGSGKSNQKFSLQPVGAHAYKLVAQNSGLAVTASGTTRGSALTQQGSASDQTWTFIRTS; encoded by the coding sequence ATGTTCACTCCCAGCCTCTCCCCCCGCACCTCCCCCCGCCGCAGGAGGGCCACACTGCTGGCCACGGCGCTCGTGCTGTCCGTCGTGCCCCTCTCCACCCTCGGCGCCCCGTCGGCCGCCGCCGTGGACAACGACGTCGCCCTCACCCCGCCCATGGGGTGGAACACCTGGAACTCCTTCGCCTGCCACATAGACGAGGAGCTCATCCGCGACTCCGCCGACAGACTCGTCAGCTCGGGCATGAAGGACGCCGGCTACGACACGGTCGTGATCGACGACTGCTGGTTCGATCCGCAGCGCGACGCCGCGGGCAACCTCCGGGCGGCGCCGGACCGCTTCCCCAGCGGAATGAAGGCACTCGGCGACTACCTGCACTCCAAGGGACTGAAGTTCGGCATCTACCAGGTGCCCACCGCACTGACCTGCGCACAGCGCAACCACGCGTACCCCGGCGCCACGGGCAGCCAGGGGCACGAGCAGCAGGACGCGAACACCTTCGCCTCCTGGGGCGTCGACTATCTCAAGTACGACTGGTGCTCCTCCGAGGGTACCCTCGACGAGCAGATCGCCGGCTTCGCCAAGATGCGCGACGCACTGGCTGACACCGGCCGCCCGATCGTGTACAGCATCAACCCCAACAGCTTCCACGAGAAGACCGGCGCCACCTACGACTGGTCCTCCATCGCCAACCTGTGGCGGACCACCGAGGACATCGCGCCCGCGTGGGACAGGAACAGGGTCAACGCCTACGGCATGGGTGTCCTCGACATCACCCGCATCAACGGCCCCCTGGGCAGCCAGGCCGGCCCCGGTCACTGGAACGACCCCGACATGATGGAAGTCGGCGTGGGGTCCATGAAGCCGGAGGAGTACCGTTCTCACTTCAGCCTGTGGGCCCAGATGGCCGCTCCTCTCATGGCGGGGAACAAGCTCGCCGATCTGACGCCCGAGATCAGGGACATCCTGACCAACCACGAAGTGATAGCCGTCGACCAGGACGGTCTCGGGAAGGCCGCCAGGATCGTCACCCAGTCCGACACCCAGCTGCTGACCGTGCGTGAGCTGGAGGGCGGTGACTGGTCGGTGACCCTCACCAACACCAGCGCCGGGCCCGTCACCGTGACCACCTCGGTCGCCGAGCTCGGTATCGCCGGGGCATCCACCTACACCGTCAGGGAACTCTGGAGCGGGACCACCACGGCCACGAACGGTACCCTGTCCGCCACCCTGGCCTCGCACGCGACCGCCATGTACCGCATCACGCCCGGCGGCCCGATCGACCCCGTCCAGGCCCCGCCGACCGACGGCACCTTCGAGATCGCCCTGGCGGACACCCCGGCACAGGTCATGGACGACCCCGCCTCCTCCGGTGCCGACAACACCCAGATGATCGTGTGGGACCGCAAGCACGGGACCAACCAGCGCTGGATCCTCACGCGCAACGCCGACGGCACCTACGCGGTGAAGAACAAGGCATCCGGCCTGTGCCTCGATATCCGCGGCAGTTTCACCACGGCCGGCACCGCCGTCATCCAGTGGCCCTGCGGCTCGGGCAAGTCCAACCAGAAGTTCTCCCTCCAGCCCGTCGGCGCCCATGCGTACAAGCTGGTCGCCCAGAACAGCGGTCTGGCCGTCACCGCCTCCGGTACCACCAGGGGTTCCGCCCTCACCCAGCAGGGCTCCGCGTCCGACCAGACCTGGACCTTCATCCGTACCAGCTGA
- the galT gene encoding galactose-1-phosphate uridylyltransferase, giving the protein MNKTSVKLADGRELIYYDPEGAPPRVGAADPRPLEPAASRSEIRRDPVTGDWVTIAGHRQARTYHPPADECPLCPSREGRLSEIPDADYHVAVFENRFPSLAADASVQGTGLAHPVARAAAGTGRCEVVCFTAAHATSFADLSEPRARLVLDAWTDRTAELSALPDVQQVYVFENRGAEIGVTLAHPHGQIYAFPFIPPRTARVIEQAGRYRAATGRNLFEDLLAAERADPVRVVLAGEHWTAFVPFAARWPHEVHVYPNRRVPDLTALSEEERAEFPRLYLELLKRFDRLFVEDGRHGEAQPTPYIAAWHQAPAGHRQEVALHLELFTIRRTAGKLKYLAGVESGMDAFVNDVVPEAAARRLREVAS; this is encoded by the coding sequence ATGAACAAGACCTCGGTCAAGCTCGCGGACGGCCGTGAGCTCATCTACTACGACCCGGAGGGAGCGCCTCCGCGTGTCGGAGCCGCCGATCCCCGTCCACTCGAGCCGGCGGCGAGCCGGTCCGAGATACGCCGCGATCCGGTCACCGGAGACTGGGTGACCATCGCCGGGCACCGACAGGCGCGCACGTACCACCCGCCGGCTGACGAGTGCCCGCTCTGCCCCTCGCGCGAGGGGCGGCTCAGCGAGATCCCGGACGCCGACTACCACGTGGCCGTCTTCGAGAACCGGTTTCCGTCCCTGGCCGCCGACGCCTCGGTCCAGGGCACGGGTCTCGCGCACCCGGTGGCCAGGGCCGCGGCCGGCACGGGCCGTTGCGAGGTCGTCTGCTTCACCGCCGCACACGCGACCTCCTTCGCCGACCTGTCCGAGCCACGGGCACGCCTCGTCCTCGACGCGTGGACGGACCGTACGGCGGAACTCTCGGCGCTGCCCGATGTCCAGCAGGTGTACGTGTTCGAGAACCGCGGCGCGGAGATCGGCGTCACCCTGGCACACCCCCACGGGCAGATCTACGCCTTCCCGTTCATCCCGCCCCGCACTGCCCGCGTGATCGAACAGGCCGGGAGGTACCGCGCCGCCACCGGCCGCAACCTCTTCGAGGACCTGCTCGCCGCCGAACGCGCGGACCCCGTACGCGTGGTGCTGGCCGGAGAACACTGGACGGCCTTCGTCCCGTTTGCCGCCCGCTGGCCTCACGAAGTGCACGTATACCCGAACCGGCGGGTCCCCGACCTGACCGCGCTCAGCGAAGAGGAGCGCGCGGAGTTTCCCCGCCTCTACCTGGAGCTGCTGAAACGCTTCGACAGGCTGTTCGTCGAAGACGGACGGCATGGGGAGGCGCAGCCGACCCCCTACATCGCCGCGTGGCATCAGGCGCCCGCCGGCCACCGGCAGGAGGTGGCCCTGCACCTTGAGCTCTTCACCATTCGCCGCACCGCGGGGAAGCTGAAGTACCTCGCCGGAGTGGAGTCGGGCATGGACGCCTTCGTCAACGACGTGGTGCCCGAGGCGGCGGCACGGCGTCTTCGTGAGGTGGCGTCGTGA
- the galK gene encoding galactokinase, whose protein sequence is MRTIREDAAAGVGAGVWRAPGRVNVIGEHTDYNDGFVLPIALPHAARATVRARQDGVLSLYSEQGQGPAVELDVRTLTPGGVDGWARYPAAVVWALREAGYPVGGADVHIDSDVPTGAGLSSSAAIECVVAAAFNDLHGLGLDRPELARLAQYAENAFVGVPCGIMDQMASVCARRGAALFLDTRDLSSRHVPFDIESAGLRLLVIDTRMKHDLADGEYAKLRAACARGCGLLGLPSLRDLDPRDLPAALARLPRDLVPLVRHVVSENTRVEQAVALLDAGEPRALGPVLTAGHLSLRDDYGVSCSATDLAVDAAVEAGALGARMTGGGFGGSVLALVDTGTALTVAGAVKRAFRRAGRRIPRIFAASASAGARRIT, encoded by the coding sequence ATGCGTACCATCCGAGAAGACGCAGCCGCAGGCGTCGGGGCCGGGGTCTGGAGAGCCCCCGGCCGGGTCAACGTGATCGGTGAACACACCGACTACAACGACGGTTTCGTCCTGCCGATCGCCCTGCCCCACGCGGCCCGCGCGACGGTCAGGGCGAGACAGGACGGGGTGCTAAGCCTGTACAGCGAGCAGGGCCAGGGGCCGGCCGTCGAACTGGACGTCCGTACGCTCACGCCGGGTGGCGTGGACGGCTGGGCCCGCTATCCGGCCGCCGTCGTCTGGGCGCTGCGCGAGGCCGGGTACCCCGTCGGCGGGGCCGACGTGCACATCGACAGTGATGTGCCGACCGGAGCCGGCCTCTCCTCCTCGGCGGCGATCGAGTGCGTGGTGGCCGCCGCCTTCAACGACCTTCACGGTCTCGGCCTCGACCGCCCCGAACTGGCACGGCTGGCCCAGTACGCGGAGAACGCCTTCGTCGGCGTTCCCTGCGGAATCATGGACCAGATGGCGTCGGTCTGCGCCCGGCGGGGAGCGGCGCTCTTCCTCGACACCCGTGATCTCTCCAGCCGCCACGTCCCGTTCGACATCGAGAGCGCGGGCTTGCGGCTGCTGGTCATCGACACCCGGATGAAGCACGACCTCGCCGATGGCGAGTACGCGAAGCTGCGTGCCGCGTGCGCGCGTGGCTGCGGTCTGCTCGGGCTGCCCTCCCTGCGTGACCTGGACCCCCGGGATCTGCCGGCGGCACTGGCCCGGCTGCCGAGGGACCTGGTCCCGCTGGTGCGGCACGTGGTGAGCGAGAACACGAGGGTGGAGCAGGCGGTGGCCCTGCTCGACGCCGGTGAGCCACGGGCCCTGGGGCCCGTCCTGACCGCCGGACACCTCTCCCTGCGTGACGACTACGGTGTCTCCTGCTCGGCGACGGACCTGGCCGTGGACGCGGCGGTGGAAGCCGGCGCGCTCGGGGCCCGGATGACCGGCGGTGGATTCGGTGGCTCGGTGCTGGCCCTCGTCGACACCGGCACGGCTCTCACCGTCGCCGGCGCGGTGAAGAGGGCCTTCCGGCGAGCGGGCCGCAGGATCCCGCGGATCTTCGCCGCCTCCGCCTCCGCCGGCGCACGGCGCATCACCTGA
- the pgm gene encoding phosphoglucomutase (alpha-D-glucose-1,6-bisphosphate-dependent) — MTHPRAGKPALAHDLIDVPSLITAYFTLRPDPELAAQRVAFGTSGHRGSSLDTTFNEDHVAATTQAVCDYRAAHGVTGPLFLGADTHALSEPARVTAIEVLAANGVTVMVDREGGATPTPAVSHAILRWNRGRRGAPPADGIVLTPSHNPPRDGGFKYNPSHAGPAGSRTTAWIEARANTLIAAGLEHVRRIPYPRAVRDATVRHDYLGAYVDDLPSVVDLDAVRACGLRIGADPLGGASLAYWHRIAETHRLDLTVVNPVTDPTWRFMALDWDGAIRMDCSSPQAMAPLAERKDDYDLCTGNDADADRHGVITPHGGLMNPNHYLAVALAYLGRHRDGWPVEATIGKTLVTSSMIDRVAADLGRGLVEVPVGFKWFADSLGRGAMAFAGEESAGATFLRRDGSVWTTDKDGILLALLAGEMTAVTGRSPSALYTDLTSRFGEPASTRVDAPADRAQKAALTALSATHVRTDRIAGEKVTAVLTEAPGNGALLGGLKVCTDKAWFATRPSGTEDVYKIYAESFIGPDHLAQLVTEARALVTGALASA, encoded by the coding sequence ATGACGCATCCCCGAGCCGGAAAGCCCGCGCTCGCACACGATCTGATCGACGTACCGTCACTGATCACGGCGTACTTCACCCTGCGGCCGGACCCGGAGCTGGCGGCGCAGCGGGTCGCGTTCGGCACGTCCGGGCATCGCGGCTCGTCTCTGGACACGACGTTCAACGAGGACCATGTCGCGGCCACCACCCAGGCCGTCTGCGACTACCGGGCGGCCCACGGCGTCACCGGGCCACTGTTCCTCGGCGCCGACACCCATGCGCTGTCCGAGCCGGCCCGGGTCACCGCGATCGAGGTCCTGGCAGCCAACGGGGTCACCGTGATGGTGGACCGCGAGGGCGGAGCCACTCCGACACCCGCGGTATCCCACGCGATCCTGCGCTGGAACCGAGGCCGCCGCGGCGCCCCACCGGCCGACGGCATCGTGCTGACACCCTCGCACAACCCGCCTCGCGACGGGGGGTTCAAGTACAACCCGTCGCACGCGGGTCCCGCCGGCTCCCGGACCACCGCCTGGATCGAGGCCCGTGCCAACACGCTGATCGCCGCCGGACTCGAGCACGTGCGCCGGATCCCCTACCCGCGTGCCGTGCGGGACGCCACCGTCCGCCACGACTATCTCGGGGCCTATGTCGACGACCTGCCGTCCGTCGTCGACCTCGACGCCGTCCGTGCCTGCGGCCTGCGCATCGGAGCCGACCCCCTCGGCGGCGCGTCCCTGGCCTACTGGCACAGGATCGCCGAGACGCACCGCCTGGACCTGACGGTCGTCAACCCGGTCACCGATCCCACCTGGCGCTTCATGGCGCTCGACTGGGACGGCGCCATCCGCATGGACTGCTCATCTCCCCAAGCGATGGCCCCGCTGGCCGAGCGCAAGGACGACTACGACCTCTGCACAGGCAACGACGCGGACGCCGACCGCCATGGCGTCATCACCCCTCACGGGGGCCTGATGAACCCCAACCACTACCTCGCCGTCGCCCTCGCGTACCTGGGACGGCATCGCGACGGCTGGCCGGTGGAGGCGACTATCGGGAAGACCCTCGTCACCTCCTCGATGATCGACCGGGTGGCGGCGGACCTGGGCCGCGGCCTCGTGGAGGTCCCGGTCGGGTTCAAGTGGTTCGCCGACAGTCTCGGTCGCGGCGCGATGGCCTTCGCCGGGGAGGAGTCCGCCGGCGCGACCTTCCTGCGCCGGGACGGCTCGGTGTGGACGACCGACAAGGACGGCATCCTGCTCGCCCTGCTCGCCGGGGAGATGACGGCGGTCACCGGCCGCAGCCCGTCCGCTCTCTACACCGACCTCACCAGCCGGTTCGGCGAACCCGCCTCCACACGCGTGGACGCCCCGGCCGACCGCGCCCAGAAGGCCGCCCTGACGGCGCTGTCGGCCACGCACGTCCGCACCGATCGCATCGCGGGGGAGAAGGTGACCGCGGTGCTCACCGAGGCTCCGGGCAACGGAGCTCTCCTCGGCGGCCTCAAGGTGTGCACCGACAAAGCCTGGTTCGCGACACGTCCGTCCGGAACTGAGGACGTGTACAAGATCTACGCCGAGAGCTTCATCGGCCCCGACCACCTCGCGCAACTGGTCACAGAAGCGCGCGCGCTCGTCACCGGTGCCCTGGCCTCGGCGTAG
- a CDS encoding substrate-binding domain-containing protein, with protein MIRTTASRAVIATGLLLTLGLTTACSTGQESAKGADDASPATVSGTISMTYLQKQGDQEYFVGEAAGAKAKAAELGVDLKVVNLGNDANKTISEVQAAIAQKTDGIIVVVPDPAVGPQVVQAAKDAKVALLTSDDQICTNGPDPSACAKEDLVPRIGFSGEQMGGEVGKRAAEEFRKAGWNPAETRTISAWKQDVTVCGDRVKAAKETFSAAVQGVRNIDVATDNTPTGAQDKIAATVTANPTVKNWVIWGCNDENVQGGVTAMENAGIGSDRVIGVGLGAYLACKNWDGGKPSGMKAALFINGKDVGALAVQTMYDKIKNAKAFPQEAFAPTTMVDAVGWKSAGVTCS; from the coding sequence ATGATCCGCACCACCGCCAGCCGCGCCGTCATCGCGACGGGCCTGCTGCTCACTCTCGGCCTGACCACCGCCTGTTCCACCGGTCAGGAGTCAGCCAAGGGCGCCGACGACGCCTCTCCCGCCACGGTGAGCGGCACGATCTCCATGACCTACCTGCAGAAGCAGGGTGACCAGGAGTACTTCGTCGGCGAGGCAGCCGGAGCGAAGGCGAAGGCCGCCGAACTGGGCGTGGACCTGAAGGTCGTGAACCTCGGAAACGACGCCAACAAGACGATCAGCGAGGTCCAGGCGGCCATCGCGCAGAAGACCGACGGCATCATCGTCGTCGTGCCGGACCCGGCGGTCGGCCCGCAGGTCGTCCAGGCCGCGAAGGACGCGAAGGTGGCCCTGCTGACCTCGGACGACCAGATCTGCACCAACGGCCCCGACCCGTCGGCGTGCGCGAAGGAGGACCTGGTGCCGCGAATCGGCTTCTCCGGTGAGCAGATGGGCGGCGAGGTCGGCAAGCGCGCGGCCGAGGAGTTCCGCAAGGCCGGCTGGAACCCCGCCGAGACCAGGACCATCTCCGCCTGGAAGCAGGACGTCACCGTCTGCGGCGACCGCGTGAAGGCCGCCAAGGAGACGTTCTCGGCCGCTGTCCAGGGCGTGCGGAACATCGACGTCGCCACCGACAACACTCCCACCGGCGCCCAGGACAAGATCGCCGCGACCGTCACGGCCAACCCCACCGTCAAGAACTGGGTGATCTGGGGCTGCAACGACGAGAACGTCCAGGGCGGCGTCACAGCGATGGAGAACGCCGGCATCGGATCCGACCGGGTGATCGGCGTCGGCCTCGGCGCCTACCTCGCCTGCAAGAACTGGGACGGCGGCAAGCCCTCCGGTATGAAGGCCGCGCTGTTCATCAACGGCAAGGACGTCGGTGCCCTCGCCGTCCAGACGATGTACGACAAGATCAAGAACGCCAAGGCATTCCCGCAGGAGGCGTTCGCGCCGACCACCATGGTCGACGCGGTCGGCTGGAAGTCCGCCGGCGTCACCTGCAGCTGA
- a CDS encoding sugar ABC transporter ATP-binding protein, with translation MSRAHDTNPYPRPPTAPQSPAGAGAGVRHVSKRFGAVCALEDVTLDFPAGQVTALMGENGAGKSTLLKILAGDHQPTEGSVVLDDRAAQLSSPTDARRLGIRIIPQEPEIIPHVSVAENVYAGLLPRRAGRRLDRAELRRRVTADLRRLGFDKVLDPDRLGSRLTPAQRQLVEILRALTGGAKVIAFDEPTSSLSEHEVEALFTLIRRLRDEGVAVVYVSHRMQEIFQLADRIAVLRDGTVAGVQKAATTNEGELVRLMVGRDLSTMFSRTRVPTGRLVLDVRGLTTDDVTGIDLRIHAGEVVGLAGLVGAGRSEMALALAGDRPVRSGTVTLDGKVLPSGDPGAVIRAGLGLAPEERKAQALFLHRSIRDNTSTVVLERLRRLRFVRRGAERELAQRYTDRLRVRTPSIEHEVRKLSGGNQQKVVLARWLARKPKVLILDEPTRGIDVGAKAEIYHIIADLAAEGIAVLVISSELPEVIGLADRVVVMQNGRVTGELARDQATEEAILNLAMADDLASAPTSGATS, from the coding sequence ATGAGTAGAGCTCACGACACGAACCCGTATCCCCGCCCGCCCACCGCCCCGCAGTCCCCCGCCGGCGCCGGCGCCGGCGTACGGCACGTCTCCAAGCGGTTCGGTGCGGTGTGTGCTCTGGAGGACGTCACCCTCGACTTCCCGGCCGGTCAGGTCACCGCCCTGATGGGCGAGAACGGTGCGGGGAAATCCACCCTGCTGAAGATCCTCGCGGGTGACCACCAGCCGACCGAGGGCAGTGTCGTCCTGGACGACCGGGCCGCCCAGCTCTCCTCTCCCACCGACGCCCGCCGTCTGGGCATCCGGATCATCCCTCAGGAACCGGAGATCATCCCGCATGTGTCCGTCGCCGAGAACGTCTACGCGGGTCTTCTGCCCCGCAGAGCCGGGCGTCGTCTGGACCGCGCCGAACTCCGCCGCCGCGTCACCGCCGACCTGCGGCGGCTGGGTTTCGACAAGGTCCTCGACCCGGACCGGCTCGGTTCGCGTCTGACGCCCGCCCAGCGCCAACTCGTGGAGATCCTGAGGGCCCTGACCGGGGGTGCGAAGGTCATCGCCTTCGACGAGCCCACCTCCTCGCTCTCCGAGCACGAGGTCGAGGCACTGTTCACGCTGATCCGCCGGCTGCGGGACGAGGGCGTCGCCGTCGTCTACGTCTCCCATCGCATGCAGGAGATATTCCAGCTCGCCGACCGCATAGCGGTCCTGCGCGACGGCACCGTCGCCGGAGTGCAGAAGGCCGCCACCACGAACGAGGGCGAACTCGTCCGACTCATGGTCGGCCGTGACCTGTCCACGATGTTCTCGCGCACACGTGTGCCCACCGGCCGCCTGGTGCTGGACGTCCGCGGCCTCACCACCGACGACGTCACCGGCATCGACCTGCGGATCCACGCCGGGGAGGTCGTCGGCCTGGCCGGGCTGGTCGGCGCGGGACGCTCCGAGATGGCCCTCGCGCTCGCCGGCGACCGGCCTGTCCGCTCCGGCACGGTCACCCTCGACGGCAAGGTCCTGCCCTCCGGTGATCCTGGCGCTGTCATCCGCGCGGGCCTCGGTCTGGCCCCCGAGGAACGCAAGGCACAGGCGCTCTTTCTGCACCGCTCGATCCGCGACAACACGTCCACCGTCGTCCTCGAGCGCCTGCGTCGGCTGCGTTTCGTCCGGCGGGGCGCGGAACGCGAACTCGCCCAGCGATACACGGATCGCCTGCGGGTACGCACCCCCTCCATCGAGCACGAAGTACGCAAGCTGTCGGGCGGCAACCAGCAGAAGGTCGTCCTCGCCCGCTGGCTCGCGCGCAAGCCCAAGGTCCTGATCCTCGACGAGCCCACCCGCGGCATCGACGTCGGTGCCAAGGCCGAGATCTACCACATCATCGCCGACCTCGCAGCCGAGGGCATCGCCGTTCTGGTCATTTCCTCCGAACTCCCCGAGGTGATCGGCCTCGCCGACCGCGTCGTCGTCATGCAGAACGGACGCGTCACCGGCGAACTCGCCCGGGACCAGGCCACCGAGGAAGCCATCCTCAACCTCGCCATGGCCGACGACCTCGCCTCTGCCCCCACCTCTGGAGCAACCTCATGA
- a CDS encoding IS1380 family transposase, giving the protein MQSSHAAAKVSARFDDPNLIAYGGLAPLVRLAERCGLPGLVGEMMRLPASKNGTGSFPAAKSMALIAGMAAGADSIDDMDRLRHGAMRRLFTGVRAPSTLGSFLRSFTHGHVKQLHAVARRFLPRLAAHTPLLPGADTVAYLDLDDTIKPVHGYAKQGTGYGYNKVKGLNALIATLSTPLAAPVIAATRLRKGSVNSVRGAGSFAAEAVRTARASGATGMLTVRADAAYYAAEVIAACRALGARFSVTVRMNASVKQAIAAIDETAWTPIKYPKAVWDSEEERWISDAEIAEIEYTAFTSKPKKQQVTARLIVRRVKRLNPATVPGGQGELFTAWRYHAAFTDSTLPLIDAERDHRRHAIVEQVISELKNGPFAHAPSGSFQANAAWLALAALAFNLTRACGTLAGTFHARATCATIRDHLVNVPARLARSARRLTLHLPERWPWHDAFEALFNTLHTPPQPT; this is encoded by the coding sequence ATGCAATCTTCCCATGCCGCGGCGAAGGTCTCCGCACGGTTCGATGATCCGAATCTGATCGCGTACGGCGGGCTCGCGCCGCTGGTGCGCCTGGCCGAGCGGTGCGGCCTGCCCGGCCTGGTCGGCGAGATGATGCGGCTGCCGGCCTCGAAGAACGGCACCGGTTCCTTCCCGGCCGCCAAGTCGATGGCGCTCATCGCGGGCATGGCCGCGGGCGCGGACAGTATCGACGACATGGACCGGCTGCGGCACGGCGCGATGCGGCGCCTGTTCACCGGGGTCCGCGCCCCGTCGACCCTCGGCAGCTTCCTGCGGTCCTTCACCCACGGGCACGTGAAGCAACTGCACGCCGTCGCCCGCCGGTTCCTGCCTCGCCTGGCCGCGCACACCCCGCTGCTGCCCGGCGCCGACACGGTCGCCTACCTCGATCTGGACGACACCATCAAGCCGGTCCACGGCTATGCCAAACAGGGCACCGGTTACGGATACAACAAGGTCAAGGGCCTGAACGCGCTGATCGCGACGCTGTCCACGCCGCTGGCCGCCCCGGTGATCGCCGCAACCAGGCTGCGCAAGGGCAGCGTGAACTCGGTGCGCGGAGCCGGTTCGTTCGCCGCCGAGGCGGTCCGCACCGCCCGCGCGTCCGGTGCGACCGGGATGCTGACCGTGCGGGCGGATGCGGCCTACTACGCCGCCGAGGTGATCGCCGCCTGCCGCGCGCTCGGCGCCCGCTTCTCCGTCACGGTGCGGATGAACGCCTCCGTCAAGCAGGCCATCGCCGCTATCGACGAGACGGCCTGGACGCCGATCAAGTACCCCAAGGCGGTGTGGGACAGCGAGGAGGAACGCTGGATATCGGACGCCGAGATCGCCGAGATCGAGTACACCGCCTTCACCTCGAAACCGAAGAAGCAGCAGGTCACCGCCCGTCTCATCGTGCGACGCGTCAAGCGCCTGAACCCCGCGACCGTGCCCGGGGGCCAGGGCGAGCTGTTCACCGCCTGGCGCTACCACGCCGCGTTCACCGACAGCACGCTGCCGCTCATCGACGCCGAGCGTGACCACCGGCGCCACGCGATCGTGGAACAGGTGATCTCCGAGCTGAAGAACGGCCCGTTCGCACACGCCCCCTCGGGCAGCTTCCAGGCGAACGCCGCCTGGCTCGCGCTGGCCGCCCTCGCCTTCAACCTGACCCGCGCCTGCGGAACGCTCGCCGGCACCTTTCACGCCCGCGCGACGTGCGCGACCATCCGTGATCACCTGGTCAACGTGCCCGCCCGTCTGGCCCGTTCGGCCCGCCGGCTCACCCTGCACCTGCCCGAACGCTGGCCCTGGCACGACGCCTTCGAAGCCCTCTTCAACACCTTGCACACCCCGCCCCAACCGACCTGA
- a CDS encoding ABC transporter permease: MCGGLDISVGSQTGVASVVSAMAFTATGANAYLGVAAAIGVGLLIGVLNGLVIVYGRVNPTIATLAGLAAYKGLAQLLSDGRAQGYVLNDGIFVFLGRGKIAGIPVMVWILILTALAVHVLLKYTDIGRNLYAIGGNDTAARLAGININKYLIAVYALIGIVAAIAGILLTARTGSGQPVSGSEGLELKAITAAALGGAALKGGKGGIGGTLLAVALLGALENGLTVQGINSFWQNVAQGALLVIAVVIQQRRSGERAIGLPA; the protein is encoded by the coding sequence ATCTGCGGCGGCCTCGACATCTCGGTCGGCTCCCAGACCGGCGTCGCTTCCGTCGTCAGCGCCATGGCCTTCACCGCCACCGGGGCCAACGCCTACCTCGGCGTGGCCGCCGCCATCGGCGTCGGCCTCCTCATCGGTGTGCTCAACGGCCTGGTCATCGTCTACGGGCGTGTCAACCCCACCATCGCCACCCTGGCCGGCCTCGCCGCCTACAAGGGTCTCGCTCAACTCCTCTCGGACGGGCGCGCGCAGGGCTACGTCCTCAACGACGGCATCTTCGTCTTCCTCGGACGCGGCAAGATCGCCGGAATCCCGGTCATGGTCTGGATCCTCATCCTCACCGCCCTCGCCGTTCACGTGCTCCTCAAGTACACCGACATCGGCCGCAACCTGTACGCCATCGGCGGCAACGACACCGCCGCGCGCCTGGCCGGCATCAACATCAACAAGTACCTGATCGCCGTCTACGCCCTGATCGGCATCGTGGCCGCCATCGCGGGCATCCTCCTCACCGCCCGTACCGGGAGCGGCCAGCCCGTCTCCGGCAGTGAGGGCCTCGAGCTCAAGGCCATCACCGCCGCCGCTCTCGGCGGCGCCGCCCTGAAGGGCGGCAAGGGCGGCATCGGCGGCACCCTCCTCGCCGTCGCCCTCCTCGGTGCCCTCGAGAACGGACTCACCGTCCAGGGCATCAACTCCTTCTGGCAGAACGTCGCCCAGGGCGCCCTGCTGGTGATCGCCGTCGTCATCCAGCAGCGTCGCAGCGGTGAGCGCGCGATCGGCCTGCCCGCCTGA